One Thermodesulfovibrionales bacterium DNA window includes the following coding sequences:
- a CDS encoding AAA family ATPase translates to MGSAIAIVNQKGGVGKTTTAINLGASLALAEEEVLIVDTDPQGNSTSGLGVNREEVGNSLYDVYAGRCEYHEAIIPTDVEHLYIMPSTVDLLGVDIELVGREGREGILSQIMAKTRREYRFILIDCPPSLGLLSLNALVAADSVIVPVQCEYYALEGLSLLTKTLHRVRNSFNPSLEIKGILLTMFDTRNSLSHQVADEVRRHFGDKVFQTVIPRNVTLGEAPSHGKPAMLYDIRSSGAQSYLSLAKEILNENGVRKGA, encoded by the coding sequence ATGGGCAGCGCCATCGCGATCGTCAACCAAAAAGGTGGGGTCGGCAAGACAACGACGGCGATCAATCTCGGGGCCTCCCTTGCCCTGGCCGAAGAAGAGGTACTCATCGTTGATACGGACCCCCAGGGCAACTCTACGAGCGGCCTGGGGGTGAACCGTGAAGAGGTAGGGAACAGCCTCTATGATGTCTATGCCGGGAGATGTGAGTATCATGAAGCGATAATACCGACAGATGTCGAACACCTGTATATCATGCCCTCTACGGTAGATCTCCTCGGCGTTGATATCGAACTGGTCGGAAGGGAAGGCAGGGAGGGCATCCTCTCACAGATCATGGCAAAGACGAGGCGAGAATACCGCTTTATCCTGATAGACTGCCCTCCTTCCCTGGGTCTGCTCTCTCTGAATGCCCTCGTTGCAGCGGATTCCGTTATCGTTCCGGTACAGTGCGAATACTATGCCCTTGAGGGTCTCAGCCTTCTCACGAAGACCCTTCACCGCGTGAGGAATTCATTTAATCCCTCCCTGGAAATAAAAGGCATCCTTCTCACGATGTTCGACACGAGAAACAGCCTCTCTCACCAGGTCGCCGATGAGGTGAGGAGACATTTCGGGGACAAGGTCTTTCAAACGGTCATTCCCCGGAACGTCACGCTCGGCGAGGCGCCGAGCCATGGGAAGCCGGCTATGCTCTATGACATCCGCTCCAGTGGAGCGCAGAGTTATCTTTCCCTAGCAAAGGAGATCCTCAATGAAAACGGCGTTAGGAAAGGGGCTTGA
- a CDS encoding ACT domain-containing protein, whose product MVKARKARQLSFSMQDRAGALSEITTLIAGAKVNITSICAYTIDETAYFMLIADSNAKAKKALTKLRVKIEEDDVVELEMPDKSGELQKISKKVADAGIDIGYMYGTAGSGRSSTCVFKTSDDKKLIKVVNK is encoded by the coding sequence ATGGTAAAGGCAAGAAAGGCGAGGCAGCTAAGTTTCAGCATGCAGGACCGGGCGGGGGCGCTCTCGGAAATCACGACGCTGATTGCCGGGGCAAAGGTTAATATCACATCGATATGCGCGTATACCATCGATGAAACAGCCTATTTCATGCTGATAGCGGACAGCAACGCCAAGGCGAAGAAGGCGCTCACCAAGCTGCGAGTCAAGATCGAAGAGGATGATGTGGTCGAACTAGAGATGCCGGACAAGTCGGGAGAGTTGCAGAAGATTTCGAAAAAGGTAGCTGATGCCGGCATCGATATAGGGTACATGTACGGAACGGCTGGAAGCGGCAGGTCTTCAACCTGCGTTTTCAAGACGTCCGACGATAAGAAGCTTATTAAAGTCGTCAACAAGTAA
- a CDS encoding uracil-DNA glycosylase, whose product MTRGKIEDLLSLLQRSSPSENVFNPWRDVDRENDLGPRTPWIRTRQLRHYLETRLKTARYLLIGEAIGYQGGHFSGIAMTSERILLGYLEGVGICPHDVLPGLGPQRTSRPEIMPKGFAEPTATIVWGTLLRAGLKPGDFVLWNAFPWHPFDAKKGMLSNRRPNGIELGYGSPPLERLLRLLPGRIIIAIGKIAAGAIAKKGMDAYTVRHPANAGARKFREQIGEIVKKTL is encoded by the coding sequence ATGACGAGAGGGAAAATTGAAGATCTCCTCTCTCTCCTGCAACGCTCGTCTCCTAGCGAGAACGTCTTTAATCCCTGGAGGGACGTGGACCGTGAAAACGACCTGGGTCCCCGCACGCCGTGGATTCGCACAAGGCAGCTCAGGCACTATCTCGAAACGAGATTGAAGACAGCCCGATATCTGCTTATCGGCGAGGCGATCGGATATCAAGGGGGGCATTTCAGCGGTATAGCGATGACTTCCGAGCGCATCCTTCTCGGATATCTGGAGGGAGTGGGCATTTGCCCGCATGACGTTCTGCCCGGTCTTGGACCGCAGCGTACCAGCAGGCCCGAGATAATGCCGAAGGGGTTTGCGGAACCCACCGCAACCATAGTGTGGGGGACGCTCTTGCGAGCAGGTCTTAAGCCGGGTGATTTTGTATTGTGGAACGCTTTCCCCTGGCATCCCTTCGATGCAAAGAAAGGCATGCTCAGCAACCGCAGGCCGAACGGGATCGAACTGGGATATGGATCTCCCCCTCTCGAGCGGCTTCTGAGGCTCCTCCCAGGAAGGATAATCATTGCCATAGGGAAAATAGCTGCCGGCGCCATCGCGAAAAAGGGGATGGACGCTTATACCGTGAGACACCCCGCAAATGCCGGGGCACGGAAATTCAGAGAGCAGATCGGTGAAATAGTTAAGAAAACCCTGTAA
- the rsmG gene encoding 16S rRNA (guanine(527)-N(7))-methyltransferase RsmG, with amino-acid sequence MASQDSLIVKGLRELSLPFTPDQVRLFSAYLTELKKWNKAYNLTSLKTDEDIVIKHFLDSLLYLRALPPGEISVLDVGSGAGFPGIPLKIMRPEIGLYLLEPSWKKANFLRHIAGTLCLSGVEIIEKRIEDLEPLLVDVAMTRALFSIPDFSKKAGPFVREGGSLIMSKGPRLYEEVKATKEGIPEHEIMSLILPLSAMKRHLVIITRKRPPSPAPSPHRSNPRQRVTPEGPNLCINADCRLRKAGCRGFEGCPGFQTKS; translated from the coding sequence CTTCTCTGCATACCTCACGGAACTCAAGAAATGGAACAAGGCATATAATCTCACGTCGCTGAAGACCGATGAAGATATCGTGATTAAACACTTCCTCGATTCACTCCTCTATCTGAGGGCTCTGCCCCCGGGCGAGATCAGCGTGCTCGATGTCGGGAGCGGCGCGGGATTTCCGGGAATACCCCTGAAAATCATGCGTCCCGAGATCGGCCTCTATCTTCTGGAGCCATCGTGGAAGAAGGCGAATTTCCTCAGGCATATCGCCGGAACTCTTTGCCTCAGCGGCGTTGAGATAATCGAGAAGAGAATTGAGGACCTGGAGCCTCTCCTTGTGGATGTGGCGATGACTCGGGCCCTTTTCTCGATACCGGATTTTTCGAAGAAGGCAGGTCCGTTTGTGAGAGAAGGCGGAAGTCTTATCATGAGCAAGGGACCGAGGCTGTATGAAGAGGTGAAGGCAACGAAGGAAGGAATCCCGGAGCATGAGATAATGAGCCTAATATTGCCTCTTTCCGCCATGAAACGACACTTAGTAATAATTACAAGAAAGAGACCGCCGTCGCCCGCCCCGTCACCGCATCGTTCGAATCCCCGGCAACGGGTGACACCGGAAGGCCCGAACCTTTGCATCAATGCCGACTGCCGTCTGAGAAAGGCTGGGTGTAGGGGATTTGAAGGGTGTCCGGGATTTCAGACTAAGTCTTGA